GTCAAAAGCAAACCAAAATGATCACTAGGAAAAACAGGAAGTATCAATTCTTGAATCTTGTTCTTCAGTTTCTTCTGCTTGCTGAATGTTACACCAGGTATTGCATCAGTTCCAATCATATCTATACTGGTAATCTTGAAATCAGTCAGACTGCAAATAAACCTGTCAAGCCGTTTCTGCAACAACCGGTTTCCAGTCAACATTTTGTTTGACTTAGTATCGTAAGTCCATCCTATCTCGGCAGGTCTAAGTCTCTCCCAAGCATCGAACCATCCTTCAACGTACGGGAAATGGCCATCGAGTTTATCATCCCAGTTCATATCACCACAGAATATGACATTTGGGTATCTTTTCAGAATATTTATGGCCTCTTTTGCCTGGTTGACTCTTTCTTTGCTGTTCATTTGATCCCATGTTGGGGGTCCCGGTGTAGGACTCTCGAGATGGCTAGTAGCAATCACGAGCGTCTTGTTCTGATTCACTTGGATTTCACCTACACTCAGTTCTCTGCCCATTGCTGAGTAGCTGAATTTCTCACATCTGAATGATTTTACTGGAAGTTTGGTTAACTGCAGAGAGAATTACTGGATTGTAGATTATAAAATGAAGAGAAAATCATCGGATTATTTATTTTGTAAAGAAATCATTGGCTAGTAGCCGTAACTCTGACCAACCATGTTCATCGGGCAAAAGTGTACAACAAGCAGTCAAGCAGAGACAATGAATTAACAGGTCAAGTGGCAAATTGGCAATAGATAAGCCAGAAAGTTGTAACAGACTACAGAGTAGCAATAAGCAACTAAACGATACAAGATCCAGAAAATGCAGAGAAAATCATCGGATTATTTAGTTTATAACGAAATCATTGGTTAGTAGTCGTAACTCTGACCAACCATGTTCATTGGGCAAAAGTGTACAACATGCAAAGACCATGAATTAACGGTCAAGTGGCAATAGATAAGCCAGGAAGTTGTAACAAACTACAGAGTAGCAATAAGTAACTAAACAAGGCTAAGCATGATTTGAGCTTGGCTTTATCTGGTGATGGTTGGAGAGTAGGGCCTAAGTATAGCATCGGTAGCATATATTCTGATTTTGGTTGGGCAAGGTCGTAAAGTGCACCGGAGTAAAATGGTATGGTGTAGGCTTTCTATGCCTAAAGAATAGGTACATCCTATGGTTAGCTATACAGACAACGCCACGATTGCAACGCCTTCAGATAAGCAATACTGATTTGTGTACCATTTGCAACAAAGAGGTGGAATCTCACAGCCACTTGTTCTTTAACTGTGATTATAGCAAACAGGTTATACAACATACCAAGGAATGGTTGAGATTAGAGCTGAGACCACTGATTTCTTCGCTCTCCTTCGTTGGATAAGTAAGAGATCAAAAAAATCTCGGTTTTGGAAGCAAGTTTGTAGTGCAACAATTGTTGCTGCTGTTTATATGATTGGAATGTCAGGAACAAGGCTGTGTGGGAACATAAGGTGACTAGTGTTGGTGCTGTTACTAAAGACAAGACAGTTAGAATTAGGAGTATGGTCAGCAAGAAAATGTCCGAGTCTGACCAGGCATGGTTTGTATTGTTGGTCATGTGTTAGTTTTGTGTGAAGAGGGTCTTATTGTTGTATTTTGAGACTTGGGGATGGAAGAGTCCCTCCTAGAAGGTTGTTCCCCACAAGTACTCTGTTTTGTGCTTAATGCTAATAAAAATTCATCTTACTtaccaaagaaaaaaataagcTACTAAACGATACAAGATCCAGAAAAGCTTACGAATCAGATGGTTACAATGTCACAACACATGGAAACCGCATAAATTCTACCAGTCAAGACTCAAATCAGTCAATCAGGTCGGTTTTGGGTCGGGCATATTCAGGCACAGTATAAGTCATTTTTCTAATCGTTTAGGGTCAAACCATTAATCAGCGACATTTAACAAGGAATTATAGGTTTCGGGTAGAATTTTGTGCTCTAGACCTTAAATTCTGGGAGGGAGGGGGTCATTAGCAGGTTTTGGACTTTTGGGTCACGAGTATTGAAACAAACAATGCTGAATAAAGGAGCATCAAATAAAAGTTAATGTAAGGTCAATCCAAAGCAGCATGCCAGCATATGGTAAGATAAAAATGGAACTTGTGAAGAAAAAAAGATGGCAAACCATTTCCGAGTTCTATTCTGCTAGCATAACCGTAAACTTGTAACGTAAAACCATTTCTGTTGGAAAGGTGAAAAATAAATCACCTGCATGCAAAAGTACGCCCCAGAGGCTGCCATTTCGTACGAGACAGAACAGCAATATTTCTTCCACCACGTAGATCTCCGGAAAATGTCATAGATACCAGGAGTAACCTCCTAAAAATCCAAAGAGAAACAAATTACAGATGCAAGAAATGAACAACACAGCCTTGTTATGAAATAGTGAAGTGCACAAAATGAAACCTGAAAACAAATAATATCTGGAGAGTGCAGCTTAATTAGGTCACCAATTGCTTGCATCCTCTTATGCACCTCTAAGTCTTCTCTGAACCAGACATTGTAAGAAAGGATCTTTATCACACCTGAAACTTCTTCAAGTTGAGCATCTTCAGTGAATTCCTCGGAAAACGACTCACTATCTATTTTGGCCTTTCCAACCTTCTCTTGGTCTAAGCTATATACAGAATCTGAAACAAAAATCAATATCATATATCAATTTTATACCGAATCCACGCCACAGTTACAGTTGGTATCAAAATGAAGTATATTCGCTAGGATTTGCATGGTTGCATTGTATGAACTGAGGGGAGCATAGGAAAAGCAAGTAAGTGGCCGGTAAGAATTACCCTTGCACCAATGTAAGACAACACACTTTTTAACACCATGACTTCCATCGAAATATTTGTGACTATTGAAATATTCAAATTTCAGATGTAGATAAGAGAAACTGACCGCGATGATTAGAAGTGAAAAGAAGCAATTTTCATGAGTTTTAAGCAACCTACAAAGTTCATACTAACCTACAAATGAAACAGCCTTCCTGAAAGATTTAACCTCGCCAAAGCCATCTATTTTGATGGGTTTCTAAATAAAATCACCTAAGTCACAGAGTTTCCTCTTAAATCACGGAGTTTCCTCTTAAATGTGACACTGTCCTCAACATTATCAGCAATCTTTGCTGATGCTAAACCTTTCAATACTAcatcatttttctctctcttcgtaGTAAAACAGCTAACAGCGTCAGCATTCTCACCCAGTATGGTCACAGAACCtaagtttagataatataagGGTAATACTCACATAGTGTACATAACTACATAAGTCATACATTTACCTTGTTTAGTATTGAACTATTGATTACAAAAGGTTCAGTACTTTTACAACGCAGGGGCCTAAAATTTTGTTGTTCAGTCCTTTGTAAATGAAAATTAGTGAGTGAGATGACAGGCTTGGTGGTAATTTGATTAAGAAGAAATGTTTAGTTGACAAAAAATACAGGAAAATCTAATGTGTGGCATGGAAATTTCTTGCCTAATACTGCAGGAAAGAGGAAACATCCAGAAGGAACTACAACTTAAACTTCTACTTCCATCCGAACATCATTACTGCATGAGAACTGAATCAGTGTGCAAATAAGACTTAATTACCTAAAATACATCACAACACAGGCGAGAACTTTCTTTCATGTTCATATGATATTGATTTATCTTTTTTGATTTGGTTTTGGAGACCAAGAGTGGTTTTAATAAAGATGACTTTCCAGCAACTAGCAATTACTTTAGGGTAAGAGGTGTTCAGCAAAGAACAAACTTCCGCCCAGGCAGTCATATCAAAGCAGTTACGTGCAGTATATCTATAAGAATGAAGGTTGCCATACGTGACTGTGTATCGTGCGGGGTTAAAGCTGGACGTTTGCCTAATGCATATGAGTGAAGCCATAAGAGTGACAGTGTACATCATTACATCAAGATGAGATAAGAAACCACGGTCTGTGATCTAACAGTACATGTTAAAGGCCAGTGTGAAATCCAGTGAGTGCATAATTGCAGAAACTTTTTTCTCCTTGTCTATTCAGAAAATAGATTAAACAAATTGTTCAATATACATGTAAATTGAACTCATTTACTAAATTTAAGTAGCACACTTTGCTTGGGTGAAGTAAAATATTTCTTTCAACAAGTAAAACATCAAATACAAGAATAATGCAACTTCAAAATCAACCCATAGTCATTTGCTTGAAACTATGATGTTTGAGAGCCATACAAGACCTTCTGTTGCTAAAATTCATGGCATACAAAGTAAGTAGTCTAAAGTTGCACGATCATGCTAATTGTAGTTTAAAGGTGTTTTATCAAGTCCATAAAGACATTATTGGAAcaaaaagaggaaaaaaaacgTTTTAGCACATTGAGGTCTCTCTTCCTTTTGAGACTGAGATTCTTTACGCTACTAGATCTTGCCGAGGGAAACAGAGTAGACAGAAGCTACATGGCATGTGTTTTGTTGAGGCTGTCTATGCATTTGAAtgcaacaaaataataaaaaaaattaatggagaCTGT
This Spinacia oleracea cultivar Varoflay chromosome 6, BTI_SOV_V1, whole genome shotgun sequence DNA region includes the following protein-coding sequences:
- the LOC110792541 gene encoding uncharacterized protein — its product is MFSLLQPKLPSSFPRLLQLKPTKNPNKILQIPHFQFQSLSSFSTTTTMSSSWSCSKCTFLNPGSQKSTCQVCQTPFSLSSTSSSPSSQPKWACKACTFLNSYSLSNCEICDTRASLSNFQDLDSNDPDDDLSGPSSVGSVFFPLRRCNTGRVHELDDLGVKEKVETQMGTDQFVNQGVQLSRLQNSGFNKRKIEDLLSDSVYSLDQEKVGKAKIDSESFSEEFTEDAQLEEVSGVIKILSYNVWFREDLEVHKRMQAIGDLIKLHSPDIICFQEVTPGIYDIFRRSTWWKKYCCSVSYEMAASGAYFCMQLTKLPVKSFRCEKFSYSAMGRELSVGEIQVNQNKTLVIATSHLESPTPGPPTWDQMNSKERVNQAKEAINILKRYPNVIFCGDMNWDDKLDGHFPYVEGWFDAWERLRPAEIGWTYDTKSNKMLTGNRLLQKRLDRFICSLTDFKITSIDMIGTDAIPGVTFSKQKKLKNKIQELILPVFPSDHFGLLLTITSNF